From a single Apium graveolens cultivar Ventura chromosome 2, ASM990537v1, whole genome shotgun sequence genomic region:
- the LOC141706358 gene encoding bidirectional sugar transporter SWEET14-like — protein MALINHNLQAHMVVVFGILGNIVSLLVYLAPLPTFLRIYKKKSTEGFQSIPYAVALFSAMLTLYYGLLKPDGFLLITINSVGIFIESAYILLFMIYAPKNAKMYTGKLLFVLNGVVFGIIIFTTMMFFQGVVRITIVGWACAIFSVCVFIAPLSIMRLVIRTKSVEYMPFSLSFFLTLCAVMWFFYGILVHDYFVATPNVLGFSFGIVQMILYMFYKNKKTQAILPVTKIEMEVHKEESKSNEQNSKPTDEEGVVAVISDGDDEEAAPCNTLVVEY, from the exons ATGGCACTCATAAACCATAATTTGCAAGCTCATATGGTTGTTGTTTTTGGCATTCTTG GCAACATCGTTTCTTTGTTGGTGTACTTGGCGCCACT GCCAACATTCCTGAGAATATATAAGAAAAAATCAACAGAAGGGTTTCAATCAATACCTTATGCAGTAGCGTTGTTTAGTGCCATGTTAACTTTGTATTATGGCTTGCTCAAGCCGGACGGATTTTTGCTGATCACTATTAACAGTGTTGGAATTTTCATTGAATCTGCATATATCTTGCTCTTCATGATTTACGCACCAAAGAATGCCAAG ATGTATACTGGCAAACTGCTTTTTGTATTAAACGGAGTAGTATTTGGAATAATCATATTTACAACGATGATGTTCTTCCAAGGGGTTGTGCGTATCACAATTGTAGGATGGGCTTGTGCTATATTTTCCGTTTGTGTTTTCATTGCTCCTCTCAGCATTATG AGGCTGGTTATAAGAACAAAGAGTGTGGAATATATGCCATTTTCTTTGTCATTTTTCCTCACTCTCTGCGCTGTCATGTGGTTCTTCTATGGCATTCTGGTTCATGATTATTTTGTCGCG ACACCAAATGTGCTAGGGTTTTCTTTCGGAATTGTTCAAATGATACTCTACATGTTCTATAAGAACAAAAAAACACAGGCAATCCTTCCTGTTACGAAGATTGAAATGGAGGTGCACAAGGAGGAATCGAAGAGTAACGAACAAAACTCTAAGCCAACTGATGAAGAAGGTGTAGTAGCAGTTATAAGTGATGGTGATGATGAAGAAGCTGCCCCATGCAACACATTAGTGGTGGAGTACTAA